A section of the Sphaerodactylus townsendi isolate TG3544 linkage group LG11, MPM_Stown_v2.3, whole genome shotgun sequence genome encodes:
- the LOC125440717 gene encoding sodium-dependent phosphate transporter 2-like: protein MCCSCSPLPSVSGSAVWQLIASFLKLPISGTHCIVGATIGFSLVAIGTQGVQWMQLVKIVASWFISPLLSGMMSGVLFVLIRFFILNKEDPVPNGLRALPVFYAATIAINVFSIMYTGAPVLGIVLPYLGNSTNFHWCILSLSRLSLDSGVSVDEKKK, encoded by the exons ATGTGCTGTtcatgctcccccctcccttccgttTCAGGCTCTGCTGTTTGGCAGCTGATCGCATCTTTCTTGAAACTGCCAATATCTGGAACGCATTGCATTGTGGGAGCCACCATTGGGTTCTCATTAGTGGCCATTGGCACCCAAGGAGTCCAGTGGATGCAGCTTGTCAAGATTG tTGCCTCTTGGTTTATCTCCCCACTGTTATCTGGTATGATGTCTGGTGTGCTGTTTGTGCTGATTAGATTTTTCATCTTAAACAAG GAAGATCCTGTGCCCAATGGCCTTCGTGCCCTGCCAGTGTTTTATGCTGCTACAATAGCCATTAATGTTTTCTCCATCATGTATACAGGGGCACCAG TCCTAGGTATTGTTCTTCCCTATTTGGGCAATAGCACTAATTTCCACTGGTGTATCCTTAGTCTTAGCCGTCTTAGTCTGGATAGTGGTGTGTCCGTGGATGAGAAGAAAAAATAG